Proteins encoded within one genomic window of Bos indicus x Bos taurus breed Angus x Brahman F1 hybrid chromosome 18, Bos_hybrid_MaternalHap_v2.0, whole genome shotgun sequence:
- the CCDC155 gene encoding protein KASH5 isoform X1: MDMPEDQAGGPTAKMYLWDQAEDRSLGTLLSLEEQILNSTFEACDPQRTGTVAVTHLLAYLEAVTGRGPQDARLQTLACSLDPSGEGPQATVDLDTFLVVMRDWITACQLDGGLELEEETAFEGALTSQQLPSGCPEVEDPANLESFGGEDPRPELPATADLLSSLEDLELSNRRLAGENAKLQRSVETAEEGSARLGEEISALRKQLRSTQQALQLARGVDEELEDLKTLAKSLEEQNRSLLAQARHTEKEQQRLVAEMETLQEENGKLLAERDGVKRRSEELASEKDMLKRQLYECEHLICQRDAILSERTRHAESLTKTLEEYRATTQELRLEISHLEEQLSQTQEGLDELSEGAQVRRVDCTNLLPPSLGVELQAIQQKQEERAVDLSSPLCGVWPWEEVVSEMDGEEGLPPETPPGGQRNLQEESAHPQEGREEPSTRLPRREEEDGAEIQVMVDLPLHPEDSHPGDILGNPPERVTRHLLIPAPLLGLLLLLLLSVLLLGQSPPPTWPHLQLCYLQPPPV, from the exons ATGGACATGCCAGAGGACCAGGCAGGTGGCCCCACCGCAAAAA TGTACCTCTGGGACCAGGCAGAGGACAGAAGCCTGGGGACACTGCTCAGCTTAGAGGAGCAAATACTCAACTCCACGTTCGAAGCTTGTGACCCCCAGAGAACAG GCACTGTGGCTGTGACCCATCTACTAGCCTACCTGGAGGCCGTGACTGGACGGGGTCCCCAGGATGCTCGCCTCCAAACACTGGCCTGCAGCCTGGACCCCAGTGGGGAGGGCCCTCAGGCCACCGTGGACTTGGACACCTTCCTGGTGGTCATGCGGGACTGGATCACTGCCTGTCAGCTGGATGG GGGATTAGAGCTGGAAGAGGAGACAGCCTTCGAGGGAGCCCTGACCTCCCAGCAACTGCCATCTG GATGCCCAGAAGTTGAGGATCCGGCCAATCTGGAGAGCTTCGGAGGCGAAGACCCCAGACCTGAGTT gccTGCCACTGCCGACCTGCTGAGCAGCCTGGAGGACTTGGAGCTCAGCAACCGCCGGCTGGCTGGGGAGAATGCCAAACTGCAACGTAGTGTGGAGACAGCCGAGGAGGGGTCCGCACGCCTCGGGGAGGAGATATCAGCCCTGCGCAAGCAGCTCCGCAG tACCCAGCAGGCTCTGCAGTTGGCCAGGGGCGTGGATGAGGAGCTGGAGGACCTGAAGACTCTGGCCAAGAGCCTGGAGGAACAGAACCGCAGCCTTCTGGCCCAGGCCCGGCACACG GAAAAGGAGCAGCAGCGTTTGGTGGCCGAGATGGAGACTCTGCAGGAAGAG AATGGGAAGCTCCTGGCCGAGCGGGATGGAGTGAAGAGGAGGAGTGAGGAGCTGGCCTCGGAGAAGGACATGTTGAAG CGGCAGCTCTATGAATGTGAACACCTCATTTGCCAGCGAGACGCCATCCTCTCCGAG CGCACTCGCCACGCGGAGAGCCTGACCAAGACCTTGGAGGAGTACAGAGCCACAACCCAG GAACTGAGGCTGGAAATCTCCCACTTGGAGGAGCAGCTGAGTCAGACCCAGGAGGGGCTGGATGA GCTATCCGAAGGGGCCCAGGTGAGGAGAGTGGACTGCACCAACCTGCTGCCGCCGTCGCTGGGTGTGGAGCTCCAGGCCATTCAGCAG AAACAAGAGGAGAGAGCCGTCGATCTCTCCAGCCCGCTGTGTGGAGTGTGGCCGTGGGAGGAGGTGGTCAGCGAGAtggatggggaggaggggcttCCTCCTGAAACCCCTCCTGGGGGGCAG AGAAACTTGCAGGAAGAGTCAGCGCACcctcaggaaggaagggaggagccaTCGACAAG GTTGCccagaagagaggaagaggaCGGAGCAGAGATCCAGGTCATG GTGGACCTACCCCTCCATCCAGAAGACTCACACCCTGGAGACATCCTCGGAAACCCTCCTGAGAG GGTCACCCGGCACCTCCTGATCCCAGCGCCACTcctgggcctgctgctgctgctgctgctctccgTCCTGCTGCTGGGCCAGTCCCCGCCCCCCACGTGGCCCCACCTCCAGCTCTGCTACCTCCAGCCTCCTCCAGTGTGA
- the PTH2 gene encoding tuberoinfundibular peptide of 39 residues, producing METRQVPRSPRVRLLLLLLLLVSWGHRTASGVALPPAGVFRLRTPGEARAGPATPQSRRSLALADDAAFRERARLLAALERRHWLNSYMHKLLVLDAP from the exons ATGGAGACCCGCCAGGTACCCAGGAGCCCCCGggtgcggctgctgctgctgctcctgcttctTGTGTCCTGGGGCCACCGCACGGCCTCAGGAGTCGCCCTACCTCCTGCGGGGGTCTTCAG ACTCCGCACCCCCGGCGAGGCTCGGGCGGGTCCGGCCACCCCCCAGTCGCGGCGGAGCCTGGCGCTGGCGGACGACGCGGCCTTCCGGGAGCGCGCGCGGCTGCTGGCCGCCCTCGAGCGCCGCCACTGGCTGAACTCGTACATGCACAAGCTGCTGGTGCTGGACGCGCCCTGA
- the GFY gene encoding Golgi-associated olfactory signaling regulator, translated as MKSFRPILFLLGFLFTWLGSKAAPTVSLPAGSDFLGIDHPSQPYSPASENSTLYGPNPESPGAAYPEPSKTPHAVSLEPSPLAFTKTPSTDLQETPHQEPPKAPKPNSFNTSTPGSLDTLQINPSKMIYPEPSETPKADLTELPHTESPEASTPNSSKTSHLAFSETPNPDPTQTPHQESPEISKVNSTEISQTESQTPETPNSDPTKISDIKSLETHDSDTPNPKFLQTLHPDPTETPHPVSHIGHEPNPPEIPQTKFPTTLYQDSTEIPTASDPEISTSLAPQTPAPFKEEVTALNEQSLNPKPEALAVTQPTTLKLPTSDSPGTVDLKAPQNSSPKGLDAPPPSARIAGPPAPPGPPSQPAPATPRAPQRRSRGERVNTIIVLERVQETGVTLVGRPRGAAGGALCLFLAGIGLLIGIFLLLWCLYRRAARHRPFAHHRLPNDGDEPVMHLDAPKEPYDLYFYAPDAWVPSHIATKQPPPTPPLPPKLPPPPRGGRPQRLEPLSPATLPNNFL; from the exons ATGAAATCCTTCAGACCAATCCTCTTCCTTCTCGGCTTCCTCTTCACCTGGCTGGGCTCCAAGGCCGCCCCTACAGTCTCACTGCCTGCGGGCTCCGACTTCTTGGGGATAGACCACCCCTCCCAGCCCTACTCTCCGGCTTCTGAAAATTCCACTCTCTATGGACCTAACCCAGAATCTCCAGGGGCTGCTTATCCTGAGCCCTCTAAGACACCTCATGCGGTTTCCCTGGAGCCCTCCCCGCTTGCCTTCACTAAGACCCCCAGTACTGACCTCCAAGAAACCCCCCACCAGGAGCCTCCTAAGGCCCCCAAACCTAACTCATTCAACACCTCAACACCAGGGTCCCTGGACACCCTCCAAATTAACCCCTCCAAAATGATATATCCAGAACCATCTGAGACCCCCAAAGCTGACCTGACTGAACTTCCACACACAGAATCCCCTGAGGCCTCTACACCTAATTCCTCTAAAACCTCACACCTAGCATTTTCTGAGACCCCAAACCCTGACCCTACCCAAACTCCACACCAAGAATCCCCAGAGATTTCCAAGGTTAACTCCACGGAAATCTCACAGACGGAATCCC AAACCCCTGAGACCCCAAATTCTGACCCCACCAAAATCTCTGACATCAAATCTCTGGAAACCCATGACTCTGACACCCCAAACCCTAAATTCCTCCAGACCCTCCATCCTGACCCTACTGAAACACCCCACCCGGTATCTCATATAGGCCACGAGCCCAACCCCCCTGAGATTCCCCAAACAAAATTCCCCACAACCCTCTACCAAGACTCAACAGAGATACCCACAGCCTCTGACCCTGAAATCTCCACTAGCCTTGCTCCACAAACTCCTGCACCCTTCAAAGAAGAAGTTACTGCTCTTAATGAGCAATCCCTGAATCCCAAACCAGAAGCACTTGCAGTCACCCAGCCCACCACCCTTAAATTGCCCACCTCAGATTCTCCGGGGACAGTTGATCTGAAAGCCCCCCAGAACTCCAGCCCTAAAGGGCTCGAcgcccctcctccctcagcccGGATTGCAGGGCCCCCTGCTCCTCCAGGGCCCCCCAGTCAACCGGCCCCAGCCACTCCGCGGGCCCCCCAGCGGCGCAGCCGAGGTGAGAGAGTCAACACTATCATCGTGTTGGAGAGAGTGCAGGAGACCg GCGTGACCCTGGTGGGGCGTCCCCGGGGCGCGGCAGGCGGGGCCCTCTGCCTATTCCTCGCCGGGATCGGGCTGCTCATTGGCATTTTCCTGCTGCTGTGGTGTCTCTACCGCCGGGCGGCTCGACACCGGCCCTTCGCACACCACCGACTCCCAAACGACGGAGATGAACCGG TTATGCATTTGGACGCCCCGAAGGAACCCTACGACCTCTACTTTTACGCGCCGGACGCCTGGGTCCCTTCACACATCGCTACCAAGcagccaccacccacccccccgcTGCCGCCCAAGCTGCCTCCGCCGCCCCGCGGGGGCCGCCCCCAGCGCCTAGAACCGCTCTCCCCTGCCACGCTCCCAAACAACTTCCTGTGA
- the CCDC155 gene encoding protein KASH5 isoform X2 produces the protein MDMPEDQAGGPTAKMYLWDQAEDRSLGTLLSLEEQILNSTFEACDPQRTGTVAVTHLLAYLEAVTGRGPQDARLQTLACSLDPSGEGPQATVDLDTFLVVMRDWITACQLDGGLELEEETAFEGALTSQQLPSGCPEVEDPANLESFGGEDPRPELPATADLLSSLEDLELSNRRLAGENAKLQRSVETAEEGSARLGEEISALRKQLRSTQQALQLARGVDEELEDLKTLAKSLEEQNRSLLAQARHTEKEQQRLVAEMETLQEENGKLLAERDGVKRRSEELASEKDMLKRQLYECEHLICQRDAILSERTRHAESLTKTLEEYRATTQELRLEISHLEEQLSQTQEGLDELSEGAQVRRVDCTNLLPPSLGVELQAIQQKQEERAVDLSSPLCGVWPWEEVVSEMDGEEGLPPETPPGGQRNLQEESAHPQEGREEPSTRLPRREEEDGAEIQVMVDLPLHPEDSHPGDILGNPPESSPSEPELQQALVPMVKELVPVRRLVWGQLCLWPLHLRVTRHLLIPAPLLGLLLLLLLSVLLLGQSPPPTWPHLQLCYLQPPPV, from the exons ATGGACATGCCAGAGGACCAGGCAGGTGGCCCCACCGCAAAAA TGTACCTCTGGGACCAGGCAGAGGACAGAAGCCTGGGGACACTGCTCAGCTTAGAGGAGCAAATACTCAACTCCACGTTCGAAGCTTGTGACCCCCAGAGAACAG GCACTGTGGCTGTGACCCATCTACTAGCCTACCTGGAGGCCGTGACTGGACGGGGTCCCCAGGATGCTCGCCTCCAAACACTGGCCTGCAGCCTGGACCCCAGTGGGGAGGGCCCTCAGGCCACCGTGGACTTGGACACCTTCCTGGTGGTCATGCGGGACTGGATCACTGCCTGTCAGCTGGATGG GGGATTAGAGCTGGAAGAGGAGACAGCCTTCGAGGGAGCCCTGACCTCCCAGCAACTGCCATCTG GATGCCCAGAAGTTGAGGATCCGGCCAATCTGGAGAGCTTCGGAGGCGAAGACCCCAGACCTGAGTT gccTGCCACTGCCGACCTGCTGAGCAGCCTGGAGGACTTGGAGCTCAGCAACCGCCGGCTGGCTGGGGAGAATGCCAAACTGCAACGTAGTGTGGAGACAGCCGAGGAGGGGTCCGCACGCCTCGGGGAGGAGATATCAGCCCTGCGCAAGCAGCTCCGCAG tACCCAGCAGGCTCTGCAGTTGGCCAGGGGCGTGGATGAGGAGCTGGAGGACCTGAAGACTCTGGCCAAGAGCCTGGAGGAACAGAACCGCAGCCTTCTGGCCCAGGCCCGGCACACG GAAAAGGAGCAGCAGCGTTTGGTGGCCGAGATGGAGACTCTGCAGGAAGAG AATGGGAAGCTCCTGGCCGAGCGGGATGGAGTGAAGAGGAGGAGTGAGGAGCTGGCCTCGGAGAAGGACATGTTGAAG CGGCAGCTCTATGAATGTGAACACCTCATTTGCCAGCGAGACGCCATCCTCTCCGAG CGCACTCGCCACGCGGAGAGCCTGACCAAGACCTTGGAGGAGTACAGAGCCACAACCCAG GAACTGAGGCTGGAAATCTCCCACTTGGAGGAGCAGCTGAGTCAGACCCAGGAGGGGCTGGATGA GCTATCCGAAGGGGCCCAGGTGAGGAGAGTGGACTGCACCAACCTGCTGCCGCCGTCGCTGGGTGTGGAGCTCCAGGCCATTCAGCAG AAACAAGAGGAGAGAGCCGTCGATCTCTCCAGCCCGCTGTGTGGAGTGTGGCCGTGGGAGGAGGTGGTCAGCGAGAtggatggggaggaggggcttCCTCCTGAAACCCCTCCTGGGGGGCAG AGAAACTTGCAGGAAGAGTCAGCGCACcctcaggaaggaagggaggagccaTCGACAAG GTTGCccagaagagaggaagaggaCGGAGCAGAGATCCAGGTCATG GTGGACCTACCCCTCCATCCAGAAGACTCACACCCTGGAGACATCCTCGGAAACCCTCCTGAGAG CAGCCCCTCAGAACCAGAGCTGCAGCAGGCCCTGGTGCCCATGGTGAAGGAGCTGGTCCCAGTCAGGAGGCTGGTCTGGGGCCAGCTCTGCCTGTGGCCCCTGCACCTCCG GGTCACCCGGCACCTCCTGATCCCAGCGCCACTcctgggcctgctgctgctgctgctgctctccgTCCTGCTGCTGGGCCAGTCCCCGCCCCCCACGTGGCCCCACCTCCAGCTCTGCTACCTCCAGCCTCCTCCAGTGTGA